One genomic region from Mytilus trossulus isolate FHL-02 chromosome 9, PNRI_Mtr1.1.1.hap1, whole genome shotgun sequence encodes:
- the LOC134685576 gene encoding macrophage mannose receptor 1-like, with protein MDCKRNDKYNTYEEPIDEHGYTHLAPISDNSRKYDDLKPTVSHHSYFEPQLDPEAYQTCRDAKVKSRISVISDNKSKCRIHLWIGFTTVIILACALTAGLTYILIQSRNNTNVHISLNESRNKENENKGFQISEIRAECPNGWKTFDNWCYKEFSERRTWFQARDYCRSIGTDLVSVHNERESNFLRKTFIRTNIMWIGLSNFQNNGRYVWSDRTILNYTHWGPSEPNNINDNENCAETNSRPWNDNNCFLSLSFICKMQINPRCGPGDWIYYNNSCYSIDRSLSNFTVARNLCKNNGADLVIIRSKEEYNFIVSHTSKQSAGVDFWIGLQKLKNQTYRWIDSSYPTYLPWRKEPQGDNDFCIKSSFDQGTWSGDNCKNINWFICEKHLL; from the coding sequence ATGGATtgtaaaagaaatgacaaatataatacataCGAAGAACCTATTGACGAGCATGGATATACACATCTTGCTCCCATTTCAGACAATTCTCGAAAATATGACGATTTGAAACCTACTGTATCGCATCACTCATATTTTGAACCTCAATTAGATCCTGAAGCATATCAAACATGTAGAGATGCCAAGGTAAAATCGAGAATATCTGTTATTTCTGATAACAAATCTAAATGTCGTATACATTTATGGATAGGGTTTACCACTGTAATTATATTAGCGTGTGCATTGACAGCTGGGCTGACGTACATTTTAATACAATCTCGAAACAACACGAATGTGCATATTTCTTTAAACGAAAGCAGAAATaaggaaaatgaaaacaaaggtTTCCAGATATCAGAAATAAGGGCCGAATGTCCAAATGGCTGGAAGACATTCGATAATTGGTGTTATAAAGAATTTTCCGAACGTCGAACATGGTTTCAGGCACGTGACTATTGTCGAAGTATTGGAACCGATCTAGTGAGTGTTCATAATGAAAGGGAAAGCAATTTTCTAAGGAAAACGTTTATACGGACTAATATTATGTGGATAGGACTCagcaattttcaaaacaatggtAGGTATGTCTGGAGTGACAGAACGATTTTAAATTATACTCATTGGGGACCATCAGAACCGAATAACATCAATGATAACGAAAACTGCGCTGAGACAAACTCTCGACCTTGGAATGACAACAATTGTTTTTTGTCGTTAAGCTTTATATGCAAAATGCAAATAAATCCAAGATGTGGGCCTGGTGATTGGATATATTATAACAATTCTTGTTATTCAATTGATCGATCACTGTCTAATTTTACTGTTGCTCGTAACCTTTGTAAGAACAATGGTGCTGATTTAGTTATCATTCGTTCGAAAGAGGAATACAATTTTATAGTAAGTCACACTTCTAAGCAATCAGCCGGTGTTGATTTTTGGATTGGATTACAGAAACTCAAGAATCAGACATACAGATGGATAGATAGCAGTTATCCGACTTACCTCCCCTGGCGAAAAGAACCTCAAGGAGATaatgatttttgtattaaatcATCTTTCGATCAAGGTACATGGTCTGGTGATAAttgcaaaaatatcaattggttTATTTGTGAAAAACATTTACTATGA